In Suricata suricatta isolate VVHF042 chromosome 14, meerkat_22Aug2017_6uvM2_HiC, whole genome shotgun sequence, one DNA window encodes the following:
- the TRIAP1 gene encoding TP53-regulated inhibitor of apoptosis 1, whose product MNSVGEACTDMKREYDQCFNRWFAEKFLKGDGSGDPCTDLFKRYQQCVQKAIKEKEIPIEGLEFMGHGREKPESSS is encoded by the exons ATGAACAGCGTAGGGGAGGCCTGCACTGACATGAAGCGCGAGTATGACCAGTGTTTTAATCGCTGGTTTGCCGAGAAGTTCCTCAAGGGGGACGGCTCCGGGGACCCGTGCACCGACCTCTTCAAGCGCTACCAGCAGTGTGTTCAG AAAGcaataaaggaaaaggagattCCTATTGAAGGACTGGAATTCATGGGCCATGGCAGAGAAAAGCCTGAAAGCTCTTCTTGA
- the GATC gene encoding glutamyl-tRNA(Gln) amidotransferase subunit C, mitochondrial, which translates to MWARAVWLGRRSWMGWRRGFTSKGDPQVKTGAGRAGGEAAQETERVPPMTPSPASSAQGSGRVTAEVIEHLERLALVDFGSQEAVARLEKAIAFADRLRAVDTDGVEPMESVLEDRCLYLRSDNVVEGNCVEELLQNAHRVVEEYFVAPPGNISLSKQDEQKPFSHTD; encoded by the exons ATGTGGGCGCGGGCGGTGTGGCTGGGCCGTCGGTCCTGGATGGGCTGGCGCCGGGGCTTCACCTCCAAGGGGGATCCTCAGGTAAAGACCGGGGCTGGCCGGGCGGGCGGTGAAGCGGCTCAGGAGACGGAGCGGGTCCCACCCatgaccccctccccagcctcatcCGCCCAGGGTAGTGGCCGGGTCACGGCCGAGGTGATCGAGCACCTGGAGCGTCTAGCGCTTGTGGACTTCGGCAGCCAAGAGGCCGTGGCCCGACTGGAGAAAGCCATCGCCTTTGCCGACCGGCTCCGCGCCGTGGACACGGACGGGGTGGAGCCCATGGAATCAGTACTGGAGGACAG ATGTCTGTACTTGAGATCTGACAATGTGGTAGAAGGCAACTGTGTTGAAGAACTACTACAAAATGCCCATCGAGTTGTGGAGGAGTATTTTGTGGCCCCACCAG GTAATATTTCTCTGTCAAagcaggatgaacagaagccctTTTCTCACACTGACTAG